The proteins below are encoded in one region of Corvus hawaiiensis isolate bCorHaw1 chromosome 3, bCorHaw1.pri.cur, whole genome shotgun sequence:
- the RHOB gene encoding rho-related GTP-binding protein RhoB, translating to MAAIRKKLVVVGDGACGKTCLLIVFSKDEFPEVYVPTVFENYVADIEVDGKQVELALWDTAGQEDYDRLRPLSYPDTDVILMCFSVDSPDSLENIPEKWVPEVKHFCPNVPIILVANKKDLRNDEHVRNELARMKQEPVRTEDGRAMAIRIQAYDYLECSAKTKEGVREVFETATRAALQKRYGTQNGCINCCKVL from the coding sequence ATGGCCGCCATCCGCAAGAAGCTCGTGGTGGTGGGGGACGGTGCCTGTGGCAAGACTTGCCTCCTCATCGTCTTCAGCAAGGACGAGTTCCCCGAGGTCTACGTGCCCACCGTTTTCGAGAACTACGTGGCGGACATCGAGGTGGACGGCAAGCAGGTGGAGCTGGCCCTGTGGGATACGGCTGGCCAGGAGGACTATGACCGCCTGCGTCCCCTTTCCTACCCGGACACCGATGTGATCCTCATGTGCTTCTCTGTGGACAGCCCGGACTCGCTGGAGAACATCCCAGAGAAGTGGGTGCCCGAAGTCAAGCACTTCTGCCCCAACGTCCCCATCATCCTGGTGGCCAACAAGAAGGACCTGCGCAACGACGAACACGTGCGGAACGAGCTGGCCCGCATGAAGCAGGAGCCGGTGCGCACCGAGGACGGCCGGGCCATGGCCATTCGCATCCAGGCCTACGACTACCTGGAGTGCTCGGCCAAGACCAAGGAGGGTGTCCGGGAGGTCTTCGAGACGGCCACCCGGGCAGCCTTGCAGAAGCGCTACGGCACCCAGAACGGCTGCATCAACTGCTGCAAAGTCCTATAG